TGTTAGTGTAATGCACCTGAAAAAGCatgtgttaattaaaattacactgAATAGTGTAATGCACCTCAGGaagtgtacttataattttacaaaggaCGGGaggtatttatgtaattaaccTAACCTTAGCacgttaatgtaatttatactCCGTCtcctataattaaaaatcataataaatattttgatcgtATCTGATAAGTGTGGGAGATACTTCAATTATAGTTAAAACGATGTCCAATGTCCGATGttgattaaatatagttaaaacTTTTAACCATGACTTTTAACTATTGTGTTGACCACATGACTTTTAACCACTGTGTTCACCACATGGTGCCTGCATCGAATCAAACTAGTAGAATAATTATCGGATATCTTCAGCTAAAAACGTGTTTCTACGAGCTAATCATTCACACTCAATTGCACCGAGACACTGACCACCTACACCACATGGTTGTTTTACATAGGATGCTTGTCAGGtggattttaataaattatgtgccatcataatatcaaatataattaaaaactgttaataattagttcaatCTGTTAGTCTCTGTTAGGttatcattcattttttgtgataaattgattgaaatattCTTATGAACTAAGaactataattttctttatttgttgactttttatggactaagtggataaatatttttataatttttcaaaattttcatccactcTGCccgatatttttaatttttttttttaaaaaaaaaaatacagtaagaacaaaattgataattttatacctccatctaaaaattacatagGATACTTGTAGTTTTTCGTACAAAAGAGTATTCGTCTTatgccaaattttaaaagagatcATTGTATTTCTAGTTGAATTTGCTTAAACACACAACCACATTAAACTCATGATCAGAGTAACTTTTTCAGCATTTGCATGATGAAAAAGTTAATCATAATGAAACCCATTTAGGatacataatataattgaacATATTAAGTATAACTAATATTAGACCCAAAGTAAAACAttttaaatccaaaaattaggTGGGTTGAGTTCGAACCATGTGTTTCAACCCCTATTGCCACCACTAAGACTGTAAACGTATTTCGAAAATCTATATTCGCTGTAACATCATAGACCAGCATTAGTCGCCCTCAGAAACAATGTTCCatatacaagaaaagaaaagaacaccAGTGTGTTCCTGCTGTATGTAGAAGAATGGTTGTTGAATGTTATCCATCAAGCTGTCCTATATAGCTAACAGGCTACAAAATCGAATTAGACCTTCACACCCTTTCGTCAACAGGGCTTCTTGGTTGAAATCTACTATATTCTTGACAAAGGACTATATACTCTTTGTTCCCACATTCCGGAGTTAGATCTCAAGAACTCTTAAGTGCCGATCTCCACAGCCACAATCGTGCAAATGTGAAAACTGTCAGCCAGTTTCCAGAGTTTCCAGACTGCTAATATtgttttttgcctttttttgCAACAGACTTCTCAACAGAGAGATAGCAGCAAGTAGAGCTATTTCCATGTGCTCAGAGCTATTCATCTTTACACATAACTGGCCCATTTTCTGGGTATTGACATTGGCGTTTATTGACATTCTTGTACCTCGGCTCAATCTGAAGTCAGATTGTATATTCCCACCGAGAACGGTCTCCTTCTTGAAAGATAATAATGTCATTGACAGACTTGTTTTGTCATCTCTGATGGGGTAGTCTTTCCCTTTTAAAATGGCTTCTAAAGCACCACCATACACGACTTGTCCAGCTCCTGTTATTCCGCCAGCATTCATCTTAAAATTCAGCCTCCTTTTAGTTGAGATGCTGTCTTCGATCTTGGCGCCATAGTAGTACTTATCCCCGAAGGATGTCACACAAACACCACATTCAGTGACGTTGTGTTTGAAACTCTTCAGCTTTGCATTGCTGCGGAATGAGCATATTAATTCCTTTCCAGCAGATTGAACATCCAAACCTAGACTGTAGGTAGGTCCTGTAGGATCTAAGAAAGCTGTCGTTGATTCACACTGAATACTAAAATCTTGTTTGTCCTTGCTCATTTGTCCTGAAACACAGGTAATGATATTTTTCCTTACTTCCGCAGCTATCTCAATGTTGATTCCGTCAAAGCCTACATCATGATCCCATCCATGCGGATCCAGAACGGGTCTTGCAAGCCACTGGTCACCCATGACAAGGCAGCGAAATCTATGGACAGGGGAATCTGAATCAAAACTTGGTGGGACAGCCATATCCGGGAGCATAATTGCCTCTGGAGGTCCATCAGGATAATCTGGATTACCATCAGACGCCACGGCATCATTGTCTTTCTTCTGTCTTCTGATATATTCTTGTTTCAGCTGTTTCTTCAAATAAAGGGTCTCTCTGTAATCCAGCTCATCAAGATAATCCTTTTTCTGAGAAGGGGTCAATTTCTGTAACTGGGCTCTTGTCAAAATGCGGATAGGTGGCAATTGATCATATTCGTCTTCGTCCTCAGTGTCATAAAATGAGAGTTCATTGGTTTCATCATCTGCTCCATCCGGGGTCAGTTTGACACGATGTTTTAGAAAAGATGAGAGCAGATGAGGCAAAGATGGCGACCGAGATTTACCCAATGGGCACAATTTTATACTATCTTCAAATTCCAAAAGAGTATTAACATCACCGAGAATTTTGGTGCTTATGCACAAAAACATGAACTGCGTCATCCATACCTGTCCATTAGGCAGAATCTTCTTCCCAGAGTTATCCACCTTACAGTAGGGATGATTCTCCACCAAAATTACAGGATTTTCGAGTTTCGTATCCAATATTGCCTGGTGAATATGGTGTTGCACCACCTGTGTGCAATAACTGACATAAGAATCATAGCTTACAGGATACCCATTCTGACCTTCAGGAAGGGCGGCAGAGGAATGAGTCATAACAATGTTGGTGCTGAACCAAATTGCAGGGCCAAGGATGTCAGTTACAAGCTTCAACAATGGAAAATCACAATAACCCATGTTAATCAAATCAAGGCGTTCAAAGTACAAGATAACGTCCGGACGTGATTTTCGAATAAAACGCTTGACTGAGTGCAAAATTTTCCGATTTTTACTGTCAGAATTTGTTGAGGTGGGCAACAGACCGGGAGTGTCAATAAAAGATACCCTGATGCCATTCACAATTCCCACAATTTCTTTAACTTTATTTGTAGCAGGCCGGAATGCATTGGTCGTCACCTTCGATCCACCAAGTATGGAATTTATTGTGGAACTCTTGCCGACACCAGTTTTTCCCAAAACAAGTATCTTAAGAGAGAAGTCCAGTTCAGGAAGACCAGTTTCTTCTTGCTCTCTAGCTACCGCTTG
This Sesamum indicum cultivar Zhongzhi No. 13 linkage group LG5, S_indicum_v1.0, whole genome shotgun sequence DNA region includes the following protein-coding sequences:
- the LOC105162261 gene encoding translocase of chloroplast 90, chloroplastic; this encodes MTSIKDWVFSQVVSKSIGSTRPLSASESFLSQEPYNEELGNRGLMQTNADLISRPVSTEVPCSSSDIQITENVLSPCEENSCGSNLSTQEKKLDPLQKVEALQIKFLRLLRRLGPLQDNLTAAKVLYRIHLATLIRAGESDLERANLESDRAQAVAREQEETGLPELDFSLKILVLGKTGVGKSSTINSILGGSKVTTNAFRPATNKVKEIVGIVNGIRVSFIDTPGLLPTSTNSDSKNRKILHSVKRFIRKSRPDVILYFERLDLINMGYCDFPLLKLVTDILGPAIWFSTNIVMTHSSAALPEGQNGYPVSYDSYVSYCTQVVQHHIHQAILDTKLENPVILVENHPYCKVDNSGKKILPNGQVWMTQFMFLCISTKILGDVNTLLEFEDSIKLCPLGKSRSPSLPHLLSSFLKHRVKLTPDGADDETNELSFYDTEDEDEYDQLPPIRILTRAQLQKLTPSQKKDYLDELDYRETLYLKKQLKQEYIRRQKKDNDAVASDGNPDYPDGPPEAIMLPDMAVPPSFDSDSPVHRFRCLVMGDQWLARPVLDPHGWDHDVGFDGINIEIAAEVRKNIITCVSGQMSKDKQDFSIQCESTTAFLDPTGPTYSLGLDVQSAGKELICSFRSNAKLKSFKHNVTECGVCVTSFGDKYYYGAKIEDSISTKRRLNFKMNAGGITGAGQVVYGGALEAILKGKDYPIRDDKTSLSMTLLSFKKETVLGGNIQSDFRLSRGTRMSINANVNTQKMGQLCVKMNSSEHMEIALLAAISLLRSLLQKKAKNNISSLETLETG